One window of the Candidatus Zixiibacteriota bacterium genome contains the following:
- the rimO gene encoding 30S ribosomal protein S12 methylthiotransferase RimO — translation MKFFISKLGCPKNDVDGDYIAARLIDEGHTPVATAEEAESVIVNTCGFILPAKEESINEILRMGQLKNEGTVKTVYATGCLTQRYGDDLLEGIPELDGAFGHGALDSIARAVTNSSKLKTTVKIESRKLGYLSWKNRFIADSLPYSYLKISDGCDRTCTYCAIPGMRGKFRSRPLDSIVNEAEFLAKNGKKELILVSQEATLYGYELPGKPTIVTLLEELEKIQGVEWIRLMYQYPAHLTDNLIDYLADENKTLTYYDLPFQHANTDVLKRMNRMIDKQNIERLISRIKSTGNNPALRTTFIVGFPGETDEEFEDLRDFVIEHRFERMGVFTYSAEEGTPAGTMANQIPEAIKKERMEELMSIQHDIAREINLELIGSVQDVIVDYVNGDAIGQGRTKADCPDIDQEVVVKGENLSVGDIRRVRIESLDGYDLIGRVVEA, via the coding sequence ATGAAATTTTTTATATCCAAGCTCGGCTGTCCGAAAAACGATGTTGACGGCGACTACATTGCCGCCCGGCTTATTGATGAAGGACATACTCCAGTGGCAACAGCAGAAGAGGCCGAATCAGTTATTGTCAATACCTGCGGTTTCATCCTGCCGGCCAAAGAAGAATCAATAAACGAAATCCTTCGCATGGGACAACTCAAAAACGAGGGAACAGTAAAGACCGTTTACGCAACTGGCTGTCTTACTCAGCGCTATGGCGATGACCTGCTCGAGGGAATACCAGAGCTTGATGGCGCTTTCGGCCATGGCGCGCTCGATTCAATAGCAAGAGCCGTCACGAACTCGAGCAAGCTCAAGACAACTGTCAAAATAGAGTCGCGCAAGCTGGGCTACCTTTCGTGGAAGAATCGCTTTATTGCTGACAGTTTGCCCTATTCATATTTGAAAATATCAGATGGCTGCGACCGGACATGCACCTATTGCGCAATCCCCGGGATGCGTGGCAAATTTCGCAGCAGACCGCTTGACTCGATTGTTAACGAAGCTGAGTTTTTGGCTAAAAACGGCAAAAAAGAATTGATTCTTGTTTCGCAGGAGGCGACTCTCTATGGTTACGAACTCCCCGGCAAGCCAACTATAGTAACACTGCTTGAAGAGCTTGAGAAGATACAGGGCGTCGAGTGGATTCGGCTCATGTACCAGTACCCGGCCCATTTGACAGACAACCTTATTGATTACCTCGCCGATGAGAATAAGACTTTGACCTATTATGATCTTCCGTTTCAGCATGCGAATACAGATGTTCTCAAACGCATGAACCGGATGATAGACAAGCAAAATATTGAGCGCTTAATTTCGCGTATCAAGTCAACAGGAAACAATCCCGCCCTTCGGACGACATTTATTGTAGGATTTCCGGGTGAAACAGATGAAGAGTTTGAGGATCTGAGGGATTTTGTTATCGAACATCGCTTTGAACGCATGGGGGTTTTCACCTATTCTGCAGAAGAAGGGACACCAGCAGGAACGATGGCAAATCAGATACCTGAAGCGATTAAGAAGGAACGAATGGAAGAACTTATGAGCATTCAACACGATATTGCTCGTGAGATAAACCTTGAATTAATCGGCTCTGTTCAGGACGTGATTGTCGACTATGTCAATGGTGATGCAATAGGCCAAGGTCGTACCAAAGCCGATTGCCCCGATATTGATCAGGAAGTGGTCGTTAAGGGAGAGAATTTGAGTGTCGGTGACATTCGAAGAGTGCGAATCGAATCACTCGACGGATATGATTTAATCGGAAGAGTGGTGGAGGCGTAG
- a CDS encoding HU family DNA-binding protein codes for MTKDEMIAMIAQSTGITKGQATSAMLTFMEGVTTQLKKGKKVSFTGFGTFSISKKKARTGRNPQTGAAIAIPATKVPVFRAGKRLKEAVRK; via the coding sequence ATGACTAAGGATGAAATGATTGCGATGATCGCTCAGAGCACAGGGATCACGAAGGGCCAAGCGACATCGGCCATGCTGACATTTATGGAAGGTGTGACCACCCAGCTGAAAAAGGGGAAGAAGGTCAGTTTCACAGGTTTCGGGACTTTTTCCATCTCCAAGAAAAAAGCCCGCACCGGACGTAATCCCCAAACAGGGGCGGCAATCGCCATTCCGGCGACAAAAGTTCCGGTTTTTCGCGCGGGAAAGCGACTTAAGGAAGCCGTGCGGAAATAA
- a CDS encoding lytic transglycosylase domain-containing protein has product MIQIEKLGIFLSKPVAVILVGIYLLQSALLVYLVRDKFHLEQQIDFQQKQIGEFEEKLQILNAIEGFQIGFSDDEVRSLTEVIYSESNKYDYDPMFILAVILVESSFKRGQQSEKGAMGLMQMIPYVGEDVAQRAGVVWEGSHTLHDYESSIKLGTLYLFEQIMQFKDVRKALVAYNMGETRLRNLMRAKAPLPKEYFTKVMKNYKMLKETYCS; this is encoded by the coding sequence ATGATTCAGATTGAAAAACTCGGCATTTTTCTATCAAAGCCTGTCGCAGTCATTCTCGTCGGAATCTATCTCCTTCAGTCGGCCCTATTGGTCTATTTGGTGCGGGACAAATTTCACCTCGAACAGCAAATAGATTTTCAGCAAAAGCAGATCGGTGAGTTTGAAGAGAAGCTTCAGATATTAAACGCCATCGAAGGATTCCAGATCGGATTTAGCGACGATGAAGTCCGAAGTTTAACCGAAGTGATATACTCCGAAAGCAACAAATATGACTACGACCCGATGTTTATTCTGGCCGTAATACTTGTGGAATCATCGTTCAAGCGGGGTCAGCAGTCCGAAAAGGGAGCGATGGGGCTTATGCAAATGATTCCCTACGTCGGCGAGGATGTAGCCCAGCGAGCCGGTGTGGTTTGGGAGGGCTCGCACACGCTGCATGACTATGAGTCGAGCATCAAACTGGGAACGTTGTATCTATTTGAGCAGATTATGCAGTTTAAGGATGTTCGAAAAGCTCTGGTTGCATATAATATGGGAGAGACCCGTTTGAGGAATTTAATGCGAGCCAAAGCTCCTCTCCCCAAGGAATATTTCACAAAAGTTATGAAGAATTACAAAATGCTCAAGGAGACCTATTGTTCTTGA
- a CDS encoding outer membrane lipoprotein carrier protein LolA — MNKTLGMAIVVSFVIVSQGRGDSFDSIKKELSEADCVRIEFLSVLESKVFETVDTMPGTAHIAEAGSYRIQLGPDWFLYDGTDLYSYSFDNNQVTIEKVPPERALNEEISFLTRLDEFYKSYILTPGSRYRLIKQKSNDTNIPDSMIVMIDAKKKVIERVEYLDENSDRNVIHIISQNTKAACKSDQFKADISDSCDVVRIN, encoded by the coding sequence ATGAATAAGACACTTGGTATGGCAATAGTTGTGTCCTTCGTGATTGTTTCACAGGGCAGAGGAGACAGTTTTGATTCTATAAAGAAAGAACTGTCCGAGGCAGATTGTGTCCGTATCGAATTCCTGAGTGTACTTGAATCCAAAGTATTTGAGACTGTCGATACCATGCCCGGCACCGCCCATATAGCCGAAGCCGGTTCATATCGAATTCAACTGGGACCCGACTGGTTTCTCTATGATGGGACTGATCTGTACAGCTACTCTTTTGATAATAATCAGGTCACAATTGAAAAAGTGCCACCTGAGCGGGCATTAAATGAAGAAATTTCCTTTCTGACGCGACTTGACGAATTCTATAAATCATATATACTTACACCTGGTTCGCGCTATCGTTTGATAAAGCAGAAGTCAAATGACACGAATATTCCTGACTCGATGATTGTCATGATAGACGCAAAAAAGAAAGTAATTGAACGAGTTGAATACCTTGATGAGAATAGTGACCGTAACGTGATTCATATTATTTCACAAAATACAAAAGCCGCCTGCAAATCCGATCAATTTAAAGCGGATATTTCAGATTCCTGCGATGTCGTACGCATAAACTGA
- a CDS encoding DNA translocase FtsK 4TM domain-containing protein: protein MAKSRRRKYLSAWRIIVGVGCTVLAMLLFVSLASHQSIDDDRVIEKVDGRLNPFELPWENKGGMLGAYSTFALRTMLGWLSVFVPLGLIFFSIRMFAVKKADTFRFHSLLLFVICLLGAMVYNLHLIGVNTESDFDPRGGGLIGQSLTELIVKLVGPVGSYIFLSGTGLVLLLVYTSIVPLLSSWVRVPGSKLAKKSYRLLAGAFNSIYTSLRFGEPPNIEDESGLDSDSIEDFDSDRQVAPNESPSEDGSEFSDELATATNKKRTVPKKTAQPVQIKSVDYTYPSVELLQPNPITESAVSVEELLATSRALKETLETFGISIDGGIEKYPGPVITRYEFKPGVGIKVNQILGLADDLALALKAKRIRIIAPIPGKAAVGIEIPNRNQQMVYLREILDSPEYKDASIRLPLALGKTTSGKPFVADLTRMPHLLVAGATGSGKSVCMNILISSLIYRFHPMQIKFVFIDPKMLELSIYSGIPHLSRAVVTKPKMAEKVLADTVVEMESRYRRLAIASVRNIEDFNRKQKNEEDKLAYIVVFVDELADLMMSSTSTKTELLITRLAQMARAVGIHLVLATQRPSVDVITGLIKANFPARISFQVSSKVDSRTIIDGNGAEKLLGNGDMLFLQAGQPEPMRIHGAYVSSEETERLVTFIKDQNINLNPEESAFPESEDDSESDIDLGDPLFREACEVVIRHKQGSVSLLQRRLGIGYQRAARLIDKLEQAGVVSVFDGSKAREVLVDKIYLESLTNSSPRKVSSETP from the coding sequence ATGGCAAAATCGAGAAGAAGAAAATATCTCTCTGCTTGGCGGATAATTGTCGGTGTTGGGTGCACCGTCCTGGCGATGTTACTATTTGTTTCGTTAGCTTCGCACCAGTCGATCGATGACGACCGCGTCATTGAAAAAGTCGACGGTCGGCTCAATCCATTCGAACTTCCTTGGGAGAACAAGGGCGGAATGCTGGGAGCCTATTCGACGTTTGCCTTGCGTACGATGCTCGGATGGCTGTCAGTTTTTGTTCCGCTCGGCCTTATCTTCTTTTCGATTAGAATGTTCGCTGTCAAAAAAGCCGACACGTTTCGGTTTCATTCTCTTCTGCTCTTTGTTATCTGTCTGCTTGGGGCAATGGTCTACAATCTCCATCTGATTGGAGTCAATACAGAATCTGATTTTGATCCGAGGGGGGGAGGATTAATCGGGCAATCACTGACAGAGCTTATTGTCAAGTTGGTTGGGCCGGTTGGTTCATATATTTTCCTGTCCGGCACGGGCCTGGTGCTTCTCCTTGTGTATACGTCAATTGTTCCATTGTTGTCGTCATGGGTTCGTGTGCCAGGATCGAAACTTGCTAAGAAAAGCTATCGTCTTCTGGCTGGGGCCTTCAACTCCATCTACACAAGCCTTCGTTTTGGAGAACCCCCCAATATTGAAGACGAAAGCGGGTTAGACTCTGATAGCATTGAGGACTTTGACTCCGACAGACAAGTTGCTCCAAATGAATCACCCAGCGAAGATGGCTCTGAGTTCTCCGATGAACTTGCCACTGCAACGAACAAAAAGCGCACTGTTCCAAAAAAGACTGCACAGCCGGTACAAATAAAGTCAGTTGATTATACATACCCGTCAGTCGAGCTTTTGCAGCCGAACCCTATCACAGAATCAGCGGTATCGGTGGAAGAACTTCTTGCCACCTCTCGAGCGCTCAAGGAAACACTTGAGACCTTCGGGATTAGTATAGACGGAGGAATCGAAAAATATCCCGGGCCAGTCATTACCCGCTACGAATTTAAACCCGGAGTGGGTATCAAAGTGAATCAGATTCTTGGCCTTGCCGACGATCTGGCTCTTGCGCTCAAAGCCAAGCGCATTCGTATTATCGCTCCGATTCCCGGCAAGGCCGCTGTCGGAATCGAAATCCCCAATCGCAATCAACAAATGGTTTACTTGCGTGAAATTCTTGATTCACCCGAATACAAGGATGCCAGTATCCGTCTCCCCTTGGCTTTGGGGAAGACGACTTCCGGCAAACCCTTCGTTGCGGACTTGACTCGCATGCCTCATTTGCTTGTAGCCGGAGCGACCGGTTCAGGCAAATCAGTCTGCATGAATATTCTTATTTCATCGCTCATCTATCGTTTTCATCCGATGCAAATTAAATTTGTCTTCATAGACCCTAAGATGCTTGAGCTTTCCATCTACTCCGGTATCCCGCACCTCTCGCGGGCTGTGGTGACCAAACCAAAAATGGCCGAAAAAGTACTCGCCGACACAGTTGTAGAAATGGAAAGCAGATATCGCCGGCTTGCAATTGCATCGGTTCGAAATATCGAAGATTTTAATAGAAAGCAGAAAAACGAAGAGGATAAACTTGCCTACATTGTCGTCTTTGTCGATGAACTTGCCGACCTAATGATGTCTTCAACATCGACAAAAACAGAACTGCTTATTACCCGCCTGGCTCAGATGGCGCGAGCTGTGGGAATACACCTTGTTCTTGCCACACAACGGCCGTCAGTGGATGTTATCACCGGACTTATTAAAGCGAACTTTCCGGCAAGGATTTCATTTCAGGTCTCATCGAAAGTTGATTCGAGGACTATTATTGATGGCAACGGAGCCGAAAAATTGCTTGGAAATGGTGATATGTTATTCCTGCAGGCTGGTCAGCCTGAGCCGATGCGTATCCATGGAGCCTATGTATCAAGCGAGGAAACCGAGCGGCTTGTCACATTTATCAAGGACCAGAATATTAATCTAAATCCAGAAGAGAGCGCTTTCCCAGAGAGCGAAGATGACAGCGAAAGCGACATTGACCTTGGCGATCCGCTCTTCCGCGAGGCTTGCGAAGTGGTAATCAGACATAAACAAGGGTCAGTTTCACTTCTCCAGCGACGACTTGGGATCGGTTATCAGAGGGCGGCCCGGCTTATTGACAAACTTGAGCAAGCCGGAGTCGTTTCGGTTTTTGACGGCTCAAAGGCTCGCGAAGTCCTTGTCGATAAGATATATCTGGAGTCTTTAACGAACTCTTCACCTCGCAAAGTTTCAAGTGAAACTCCCTGA